GCTTTAGATTGTCACGGATTTATTACTGAGAAAGATGGCGATGCCTTTCGAGTTACATCAGCATTTTTTTCTCCGCCTCCTATTTATAAACAAATAGGACAAGAATATTCAGAAGAAAATGAACCTCGATATCAACACAGACCACCTTTGCAAGGTCAGAAACCGGATTTAATTCAAACTGAGTATGGTCCATATGGTATATATAAAGGCGGGAAGCCTGTCAACTCTTCGGGAAATCCAGAGATTCTTCCTTCTAACGACGACAGAGATGTAAATAGATATACAGGAAACATTGAAAAAGATGAAAGACAATTAAGTTCAAGGTACAGTTTTGAAAATCGAAACGATACGAGAGAATACGGAGAGGATTATAGTGCACAGCAAACGGTTTACGCAAAAAATAACAGACAATCCgctgaaataaaacatgataGATATCCATCTGGAGAGATAAGAAATATCGACAGGCGTGATCCCCAAACAAGCATGCAAGGCTCGTTTGATATCGGTAATAATAACGGACGATTTGCACAACACGACAACAAATTAGACTCTCATTTTGATCAAGAAAGAGGACGTATACAAAGCAAGAATGATTTCAGAATTCCAAGACCTATGTCACCTCTTCGAAATCAGGGTCGTGAACTACCAGTTACTGCACCTAAGCCACAAAGAGCTCTGTCACCAGAACCCCGAATACCAAAGCATGATAGTTCTCACGAGGTTGTAACACGAGAACCCATATCTCCACGTGATTACACTTCATCAGGACCTGTATCGTCTGTTTCTAATAAAGAAAGCAGACAAGAACCAAACAAAAAGCCTGTTGCAAAAGTGCCACCACACTTGGTAGCTGGTATTAAAGTTTTACCAACAGGGTTTGTGCCAAAATTGGATTCTCCTAAAAACCCCAAACCTAATTTAATAGGAAACATTGAAAACTACTACTCCAACGAAGAAGATCCTTATGATAATGCTATGTCGAGACAGGACTGTTATAATAATAGAAGGAATGTGCACTCTGATGGTTATGAACTAAAAGATGACAGAAACTATGGCGTTCCTGAGAGACAATTTGGTAATAAGCCACCACCAGATATTCTTCCATCAGAAGAGATACGACGGACCGCTTACGGTGAAAGAGGTGATATACCTCCAAATGAACGATGGAAATCTAAAACAGAATTTGATAATCCCAAGAATCTAGGAGACCAGAAGTCAAAAAGAAACAGCGCCCCATCAGCAAACTACGGAAAACCATGGACTTATGGCGAACAGTTAGAAAAATTTAAGGAAAAAGAGCAAAAGGTGCCAGTGAATTTATCTTCGAGCTACACGTATGCACCACAAGATTCCGTTGAAGCAGATAAGGATGATTCGAGAAAAGAGCACGACTATGCTAATTTGTTTTCTCGACTCAATGCAAAAGATGATGCTAACAATCAGTTGGAGACTGCTGGTACAAACTTTGAATCGTCTTTAGGTTATTTCCCATGATCACATATAATTGAATCTTTAACTTCGATATGTTATCTATGAATAATATGTAAATGTAGTCCTATCAATGCAAATAACTTGTTTTATATTTCCCAAACcactttttgtcgagcctgcgaaaTTCCGTTAAAAAGTGGTGTTTTACAGTTTTCGGATAATAACTCAAAATGCTTTCATAAATTTTCATGAAACTGTGGTGAATTGTTTTTATcgattgacgtaagctccctttcgatttttatgaTTCGGAGTTATAAGATTTTATTATTCATAAAataggggtgattttccagtatTCGGACAATGCTTTGAGCagttatgaaactttggtgacttgtttatatctataaagataacctccctttagtttttcGTGAATTTCTGATATGAGATTGAGAagtaattgaactttattctttgaattaGCGACGACGAGCGTATCGTGCGTTCATGGCGCAGCTGTATATTTCCAGACTTTGACAGAaacttcttacaatcaaaagatagtatctagagatttttttttaataattgtttcctcatttttgttgagcctgcgactaacAGCAAAAGTAAGCGAGACACTGGGTTTGGGTACCTTACACGTGTTTCAGTGTAACAATCATGCATGTCTTGACAGACGGAGGTCGTGCATTTGATTTCCGACCGGatcaaaccaaaacattttgaTTGGTACACCGGTGTGCTGATTTACCTCTCAGTGCGGCAATAGGGAGTTAGATCAAAGATTAGTCGACTATTTATCCGAATCAATAGTGTTTCGGAGCAATGTGAACTGACTTCTTGCGGACTGTTAAGTTGTCAGAAAAGATGGGAACAACAAACTGTGTCCCTTTGG
The window above is part of the Mytilus edulis chromosome 6, xbMytEdul2.2, whole genome shotgun sequence genome. Proteins encoded here:
- the LOC139529095 gene encoding uncharacterized protein isoform X1, whose product is MVFFSSWTFTIVQGADVTLTPILDCSPILYPKMTDVQVSVECLGSTILSKTTTSGLGSIQKPLYEKYIQYRKSGKGKKSQPAWLKVSQDGITVIFPTDQPGHTQNYFYERSSINFFEAVRLTSNKGSDKKYYCAFLPVDEARTLNQGYDKLFFQIDKKHLSLTKVEHPVVIACVMRRQVGVRALDCHGFITEKDGDAFRVTSAFFSPPPIYKQIGQEYSEENEPRYQHRPPLQGQKPDLIQTEYGPYGIYKGGKPVNSSGNPEILPSNDDRDVNRYTGNIEKDERQLSSRYSFENRNDTREYGEDYSAQQTVYAKNNRQSAEIKHDRYPSGEIRNIDRRDPQTSMQGSFDIGNNNGRFAQHDNKLDSHFDQERGRIQSKNDFRIPRPMSPLRNQGRELPVTAPKPQRALSPEPRIPKHDSSHEVVTREPISPRDYTSSGPVSSVSNKESRQEPNKKPVAKVPPHLVAGIKVLPTGFVPKLDSPKNPKPNLIGNIENYYSNEEDPYDNAMSRQDCYNNRRNVHSDGYELKDDRNYGVPERQFGNKPPPDILPSEEIRRTAYGERGDIPPNERWKSKTEFDNPKNLGDQKSKRNSAPSANYGKPWTYGEQLEKFKEKEQKVPVNLSSSYTYAPQDSVEADKDDSRKEHDYANLFSRLNAKDDANNQLETAGTNFESSLGYFP
- the LOC139529095 gene encoding uncharacterized protein isoform X2, with translation MTDVQVSVECLGSTILSKTTTSGLGSIQKPLYEKYIQYRKSGKGKKSQPAWLKVSQDGITVIFPTDQPGHTQNYFYERSSINFFEAVRLTSNKGSDKKYYCAFLPVDEARTLNQGYDKLFFQIDKKHLSLTKVEHPVVIACVMRRQVGVRALDCHGFITEKDGDAFRVTSAFFSPPPIYKQIGQEYSEENEPRYQHRPPLQGQKPDLIQTEYGPYGIYKGGKPVNSSGNPEILPSNDDRDVNRYTGNIEKDERQLSSRYSFENRNDTREYGEDYSAQQTVYAKNNRQSAEIKHDRYPSGEIRNIDRRDPQTSMQGSFDIGNNNGRFAQHDNKLDSHFDQERGRIQSKNDFRIPRPMSPLRNQGRELPVTAPKPQRALSPEPRIPKHDSSHEVVTREPISPRDYTSSGPVSSVSNKESRQEPNKKPVAKVPPHLVAGIKVLPTGFVPKLDSPKNPKPNLIGNIENYYSNEEDPYDNAMSRQDCYNNRRNVHSDGYELKDDRNYGVPERQFGNKPPPDILPSEEIRRTAYGERGDIPPNERWKSKTEFDNPKNLGDQKSKRNSAPSANYGKPWTYGEQLEKFKEKEQKVPVNLSSSYTYAPQDSVEADKDDSRKEHDYANLFSRLNAKDDANNQLETAGTNFESSLGYFP